One stretch of Periplaneta americana isolate PAMFEO1 chromosome 1, P.americana_PAMFEO1_priV1, whole genome shotgun sequence DNA includes these proteins:
- the LOC138699716 gene encoding uncharacterized protein — protein MPQTIPAPMSNPASKITASTAYAGMNKDACQQGNSMIGEQLRGYQQPSLLFNVVPTAEDTDMNTSKMEQFPSASATPPSKLGPGVAKRKLFSSPHFSSSPRSNKLKMAALKAKVKRLEKKLQCL, from the exons atgcctcaaacaattcctgctcctatgagtaatccagcttcaaagattactgcttcgacggcatatgccgggatgaataaagatgcatgccaacaag ggaacagtatgattggtgaacagctgaggggctatcagcaaccatcgctcctattcaatgtggttcccacagctgaag atactgacatgaatacatccaagatggaacagtttccttcagcttcagctacacctccttccaaacttg gtcctggtgttgcaaaacgaaaacttttctcgagtcctcacttctcatcttcacccaggagcaacaaactaaaaatggcagctctgaaagcaaaggtgaagagactggagaaaaaattgcagtgtctttaa